In one window of Bradysia coprophila strain Holo2 chromosome X unlocalized genomic scaffold, BU_Bcop_v1 contig_44, whole genome shotgun sequence DNA:
- the LOC119070023 gene encoding pneumococcal serine-rich repeat protein isoform X1 encodes MGTFTRGPMWLQLAQHLLLLWLIHYSDATPFKEPTEMVDPSSLGCYYNYNHYSEGDRILTNEPCLNCTCHNKMLMCYLRVCPFTKPIGQDCTIEKRDDQCCPIITCPEVPVELVDHSSGLHSTSLAMPDRYGCHINNQFYAEGSQIPSNPKKPCELCYCIRNMTSCVMQECTLHVEGCSPIYNRDVCCPVRYDCGRDAMDDFLLEDSTTTVRPTPFVLTTTMIPEENHCVHNDIIYNEGEVIESDEPCQHCYCMRGHMICAVQECSAQLENMGKQCKPQPPRDGQCCPTTYDCDMGDETTEESLSLTTTTRTDVSTESDNINEIEDEGLTKPLPITEHADESDRTTLSPLGQRIDLTGESATQSIVDEMMKAQEKLETTTLLFPGFDEDIDINTVIPHIIPGEGACLIDGVTYRNNSRVPVTNEKCDESCTCLNSIAQCTPIHHCNEPVSKINCRLIEDNDSCCPQYDCTPGVTVSITELPLSETERSTESITESATSATKALAVEDEFITEVISDVESAKPTEKTVSSATESPEKPDEESPASEKPEDESSASEKPEEESPASEKPEEAPASEKPEEESPVTEKPEEESLASEKPEETPASEKPEEESPATEKPEEESEETPASEKPEEESPATEKQEEESPASEKPEETPASEKPEEESPATEKPEEKSPASEKPEETPASEKPEEESPATEKPEEESPASEKPEETPASEKPEEESPATEKPEEESPASEKPEEESPATEKPEEESPASEKPEEAPASEKPEEELRATEKPEEESPASEKPEEAPASEKPEEAPASEKPEEELRATEKPEEESPASEKPEEAPASEKPEEAPASEKPEEAPASEKPEEESPATEKPEEESPASEKPDEESTSEKVTEKSIVSAAEQPEKPSATEQPEVLSATEQPDEPSATEQPSATEQPEVSSATEQPEEPSASEQPEEPSATEQPSATEQPSATELSAQPSTEKESESIQEVTTVPSSAFEGEITTLAAPVVSDEFGTVTDAPIETAKTQKPLSAEPQDETTTTPVVEEIAVTKKVYTVAPSTELSDVTTEQAKEVTELPTEQPESVDLDNRINDSGATPSVPTKDDESTEAEGSGATEASITGTEEEHTAAPVEETVTEGEQTATQKSDVDVSVTEKDTTAAVPESVTTVKQTPSEDASTEAETSSTDVPSVDSYTNAPGGIPVESHVTSGQEQATETSATQEPLQEEGLTEKQTEQGTTSAGIEEGTTASTPSETEKPVKRIQVATQQAVEPIEEITEEGVISTQKPLPETVEDGTTETSKPVATSEDTESPLSQEGSEAPITEQEVTEPSVEEHITEEPVVRVETSETTSEPALESSATEEETKGPVSEDGLAAITESITDKITPSSEQDTTEPATTKPLLEEEQPVTELSSTSAQEEGTTKATRPDEGVTDKSLPEETASEAAEIGETEKPAQEVQTETSEQATESGATASPAIEGTTKPAHPSDIESENIIDEYITKAGDASTSSQYPSADVTTEKADILEEENVSEPVTSAGQTKAPSTETATEKELETPEELGNRFQDTETHTPSTISIESHVTESEVDVTTSASVEQGAGTEKASAPSATEISSTQKDEGQTDESPTQKPTIPVITEEGTSKPAIEEEGIVSILGETQEPSTSELPTESPASEKPDDQQATQKPEDVSVSATQKPESEDQTEISEETTKQSGDEIATEKPSEVTEEEPAEGSGATEESATTKPTSDESAASTEKSLIEEPAEGSGEPITELSTGKPLLENIPTEASDIGTETPTLSPIEEASVRPSEEATQSPVRDTQEESVTKEIEPEVPTTLSTATEGKFESDQTTESQKMTTLLDIIRPPQPTSEDLASPEISTSEKPSEEESASDIAATEASVTEIGSTQQSDVSEETGISVTDSAVKEATESSAEAVGTTAASAEGEETGTTQKDLGTPDDLGTRFDDSDAARPTSASPVETEKEGATTLASSQPEISTGTESAAPATQEPLQEEVQTEIPEIVTESPIVPIHITSQAAQEPVTEDISGTTPKPSEDEQTEKEISSEYPEEGTLKPEIATEKAVPEGPSSEPAEGSETTEEAISATLKPLSEDIQTSAPEISTVPSLQEEIEQEKTSAPEQTTLSSVGVEEFGGDRTTEPQKITTIFDITSPPKTFAPQQAEDVTTEKSLAPEEEGTPGPVDVTKAPTDEESPATEKAESTEQPSTEQELGAETTPTSQDALVEGSTEKGAEAVTETKAEVGTEKGPEFATEKGVEASVEISTSEKPSEEESASDIAATEASVTEIGVTQQSDVSEETGISVTDSAVKEATESSAEAVGTTAASAEGEETGTTQKDLGTPDDLGTRFDDSDAARPTSASPVETEKEGATTLASSQPEISTGTESAAPATQEPSQEEVQTEIPEIVTESPIVPIHIASQAAQEPVTEDISGTTPKSSEDEQTEKEISSEYPEEGTLKPEIATEKAVPEGPSSEPAEGSETTEEAISATLKPLSEDIQTSAPEISTVPSLQEEIEQEKTSAPEQTTLSSAGVEEFGGDRTTEPQKITTIFDIISPPQTLAPKQVEVLTTETPEEEGTPGPVDVTKAPSDEGSPATEKADSTEQPSTEKEPGTEVTPASQDVLVEGSTEKETEKGAEEATEKGAEEATERGAEVVTEKEAEIATEKGSEKATEKGAEEATEKGAEEATEKGAEEATEKGAEEATEKGAEEATEKGAEVATEKGIAAATEKGIEAVTEKEGVTEGEAEKPTEKEVETPTEKGIEAPTEKGIEAVTEKEIASPTEKEAEASTEKEVESQTEKVIDGITEKGVEGATEKGAESPTEKGLEGVTDSPMVIELATEPAEKESDKIIGDDITKATESTTLSDVDFAQKFGEDNTEKIPTILDIISPTKAPVPTLQAEAEQTTTEPKSEEEVATTEKPAVTEKVQSVEQTTFKQVTSSEAPAPQYGNEYEPGTSHYPGSTYLDEDYGEEDDQAAFGPGTCRYGGKLYVSAQQIPRDDPCDFCFCFRSDIICLQQSCPPPINGCHEEPIQGFCCPRYECPVSMATVVNVTTSTTTTSTTLPPHFLHHAYKGAATKSGCQIDEHTYQVGDVVPSASGPCMHCICGGDGQMKCDPKQCTPEPMLRQMIATTTRR; translated from the exons ATGGGTACATTTACTCGGGGTCCTATGTGGCTTCAATTAGCGCAACATTTGCTACTTTTATGGCTCATACACTACAGTGATGCGA CACCATTTAAAGAACCAACTGAAATGGTGGATCCATCATCTTTAGGCTGTTATTACAATTACAACCACTACAGTGAAGGCGATCGAATTTTAACGAATGAACCATGTTTGAATTGCACTTGCCATAATAAAATGCTTATGTGTTATCTAAGAGTATGTCCTTTTACGAAACCAATCGGTCAAGACTGCACAATTGAAAAAAGAGACGACCAATGTTGCCCAATTATAACTTGTCCAGAAG ttCCAGTCGAACTTGTTGATCATAGTTCCGGCCTCCATTCAACATCATTAGCGATGCCAGATCGCTATGGATGCCATATAAACAATCAATTCTATGCAGAGGGATCTCAG ATACCATCAAACCCAAAAAAACCATGCGAGCTGTGCTATTGCATACGAAACATGACATCGTGCGTGATGCAGGAATGTACACTACATGTTGAAGGTTGTAGTCCAATTTATAATAGAGATGTTTGCTGTCCCGTTCGTTACGATTGTG GAAGAGATGCTATGGATGATTTCCTCCTTGAAGACTCGACCACAACCGTTCGTCCAACACCATTCGTACTGACTACAACAATGATTCCAGAAGAAAATCATTGCGTCCATAACGATATTATTTACAACGAAGGTGAAGTTATTGAAAGCGATGAGCCATGTCAACATTGCTATTGCATGCGAGGTCACATGATATGTGCCGTTCAAGAGTGCAGCGCACAATTAGAAAATATGGGCAAACAGTGCAAGCCACAACCGCCACGCGATGGACAATGTTGTCCAACTACATATGACTGTGATATGGGAGACGAAACGACAGAAGAGTCTTTATCATTGACAACGACAACACGCACTGACGTATCAACCGAATCCGATAACATCAATGAAATTGAAGATGAAGGTCTAACCAAACCATTGCCGATAACCGAACACGCCGACGAGTCTGACAGAACAACGCTATCGCCACTTGGCCAACGTATTGATTTGACTGGTGAATCTGCTACACAATCTATTGTCGATGAGATGATGAAAGCAcaagaaaaacttgaaaccacCACTTTACTGTTCCCTGGTTTTGATGAAGATATTGATATCAACACTGTCATACCACACATTATACCGGGCGAAGGAGCATGTTTAATCGATGGAGTGACCTATCGAAATAATTCTCGAGTGCCGGtgacaaatgaaaaatgtgatgAATCGTGTACCTGTTTGAATAGCATTGCTCAGTGCACACCCATTCACCATTGCAATGAACCTGTATCGAAGATAAACTGCCGATTAATTGAAGACAATGATTCGTGTTGCCCACAATATGATTGCACGCCTGGTGTTACAGTTTCCATTACGGAATTACCACTATCTGAAACAGAAAGATCGACTGAATCCATTACCGAATCTGCAACTAGTGCCACTAAAGCTCTTGCGGTAGAAGATGAATTTATTACAGAGGTAATTTCGGACGTCGAAAGCGCCAAACCTACAGAAAAAACAGTTTCTTCTGCTACTGAGTCGCCTGAGAAACCCGATGAAGAATCTCCGGCCTCAGAGAAACCTGAAGATGAATCGTCAGCCTCAGAGAAACCAGAAGAAGAATCACCGGCCTCAGAAAAACCAGAAGAAGCACCGGCCTCTGAAAAACCTGAAGAGGAATCACCAGTCACTGAGAAACCAGAAGAAGAATCACTGGCCTCAGAAAAACCAGAAGAAACACCGGCTTCTGAAAAACCTGAAGAAGAATCGCCAGCCACTGAAAAACCGGAAGAAGAATCAGAAGAAACACCGGCATCTGAAAAACCTGAAGAAGAATCACCGGCCACTGAGAAACAAGAAGAAGAATCACCGGCCTCAGAAAAACCAGAAGAAACACCGGCTTCTGAAAAACCGGAAGAAGAATCGCCAGCCACTGAAAAACCGGAAGAAAAATCACCGGCCTCAGAAAAACCAGAAGAAACACCGGCCTCTGAAAAACCTGAAGAGGAATCGCCAGCCACTGAGAAGCCTGAAGAGGAATCGCCAGCTTCCGAGAAACCAGAAGAAACACCGGCCTCTGAAAAACCTGAAGAAGAATCGCCAGCCACTGAAAAACCTGAAGAAGAATCACCGGCCTCAGAAAAACCAGAAGAAGAATCGCCAGCCACTGAAAAACCGGAAGAAGAATCACCGGCCTCAGAAAAACCAGAAGAAGCACCGGCCTCTGAAAAACCTGAAGAAGAATTGCGAGCAACTGAAAAACCGGAAGAAGAATCACCGGCCTCAGAAAAACCAGAAGAAGCACCGGCCTCAGAAAAACCAGAAGAAGCACCGGCCTCTGAAAAACCTGAAGAAGAATTGCGAGCCACTGAAAAACCGGAAGAAGAATCACCGGCCTCAGAAAAACCAGAAGAAGCACCGGCCTCAGAAAAACCAGAAGAAGCACCGGCCTCAGAAAAACCAGAAGAAGCACCGGCCTCAGAAAAACCAGAAGAAGAATCACCAGCCACTGAAAAGCCGGAAGAAGAATCACCGGCCTCAGAAAAACCTGATGAGGAATCAACATCTGAAAAAGTTACAGAAAAATCAATCGTTTCGGCCGCAGAACAACCTGAAAAACCATCGGCCACGGAACAACCAGAAGTGTTATCGGCCACAGAACAGCCTGATGAGCCTTCTGCTACAGAACAGCCTTCTGCTACAGAACAGCCTGAGGTGTCGTCTGCCACAGAACAGCCTGAGGAGCCTTCCGCCTCAGAACAGCCGGAGGAGCCTTCTGCCACAGAACAGCCTTCTGCCACAGAACAGCCTTCTGCCACTGAACTATCTGCACAACCATCTACCGAAAAAGAATCGGAAAGCATTCAGGAAGTAACCACAGTACCATCATCTGCGTTTGAAGGTGAAATTACCACTTTAGCTGCACCAGTTGTCAGTGATGAGTTTGGAACAGTAACAGATGCACCAATTGAAACAGCCAAAACCCAAAAACCATTAAGTGCTGAGCCTCAAGATGAAACTACAACAACTCCAGTTGTCGAAGAAATTGCagttaccaaaaaagtttacACCGTTGCTCCTTCGACAGAATTATCAGATGTGACTACAGAACAGGCTAAAGAAGTAACGGAACTTCCCACAGAACAACCAGAATCTGTTGATCTTGATAATAGAATTAATGACAGCGGTGCTACTCCATCTGTTCCAACTAAGGATGATGAATCAACTGAAGCAGAGGGAAGTGGTGCTACAGAAGCAAGTATCACTGGCACAGAAGAAGAACACACCGCCGCTCCAGTAGAGGAAACCGTAACAGAAGGCGAGCAAACAGCTACGCAAAAGTCTGATGTTGACGTTTCTGTCACCGAAAAAGATACCACCGCGGCAGTTCCAGAAAGTGTCACTACTGTGAAACAAACTCCAAGTGAGGATGCCTCGACAGAAGCCGAAACCTCTTCGACCGATGTTCCGAGCGTTGACAGTTATACAAATGCGCCAGGCGGAATCCCAGTGGAAAGTCACGTAACATCAGGTCAGGAACAAGCAACAGAAACTTCTGCTACACAGGAACCATTACAAGAAGAAGgtttaacagaaaaacaaactgAACAGGGTACAACTTCTGCTGGTATTGAAGAAGGAACAACAGCATCTACTCCAAGTGAAACCGAGAAACCCGTTAAGCGAATTCAAGTTGCGACTCAACAGGCAGTGGAACCAATTGAAGAAATTACAGAAGAAGGCGTAATCTCAACACAAAAACCATTGCCTGAAACCGTTGAAGACGGTACGACTGAAACGTCTAAACCTGTTGCTACATCTGAAGACACAGAGTCACCTCTTAGTCAAGAAGGGTCAGAAGCACCAATAACTGAGCAAGAAGTTACTGAACCTAGCGTTGAAGAGCACATCACTGAAGAGCCAGTTGTTCGCGTAGAAACATCAGAAACGACGTCAGAACCAGCACTCGAAAGCAGTGCTACTGAAGAAGAAACGAAAGGCCCAGTAAGTGAAGATGGTCTTGCAGCTATTACTGAATCAATCACCGATAAGATTACGCCATCCTCTGAACAAGATACAACTGAGCCTGCTACTACGAAACCATTGCTTGAAGAAGAGCAACCTGTAACCGAACTTAGTTCTACTTCTGCTCAAGAAGAAGGTACGACAAAAGCAACAAGACCAGATGAAGGAGTTACAGATAAATCGTTACCTGAAGAAACTGCATCTGAAGCGGCTGAAATTGGTGAAACAGAAAAGCCAGCCCAAGAGGTTCAAACTGAAACTTCAGAGCAAGCGACAGAAAGTGGTGCAACCGCTTCCCCCGCAATTGAAGGGACAACCAAACCAGCTCATCCAAGTGATATCGAAAGTGAGAATATAATCGATGAATATATTACCAAAGCTGGAGACGCTAGTACTAGTTCACAGTATCCATCTGCTGATGTAACAACTGAAAAGGCTGATATATTGGAAGAAGAGAACGTATCTGAACCAGTAACCAGTGCCGGACAAACAAAAGCTCCTTCTACAGAAACTGCAACCGAAAAAGAATTGGAGACTCCTGAGGAATTAGGAAATAGATTCCAAGACACTGAAACACATACTCCATCTACAATATCGATCGAGAGTCATGTTACAGAGAGCGAAGTAGATGTCACAACTTCAGCTAGTGTAGAGCAAGGAGCTGGCACAGAAAAAGCATCTGCTCCTTCTGCGACAGAAATTTCATCAACACAAAAAGATGAAGGTCAAACCGATGAAAGCCCAACTCAAAAACCCACTATTCCAGTTATTACCGAAGAAGGTACTTCCAAGCCTGCTATCGAAGAAGAAGGTATTGTTTCCATCCTTGGTGAAACTCAGGAACCATCGACATCCGAACTTCCTACAGAATCCCCGGCTTCAGAAAAACCAGATGATCAACAAGCAACACAAAAGCCAGAAGATGTGAGCGTTTCGGCAACACAGAAACCTGAATCTGAGGACCAAACTGAAATTTCCGAAGAAACGACCAAACAATCTGGAGATGAAATAGCCACAGAAAAACCATCTGAAGTCACCGAGGAAGAACCTGCTGAAGGTAGTGGTGCCACTGAAGAAAGTGCTACAACAAAACCAACTTCTGATGAAAGTGCTGCGTCAACAGAGAAATCTCTGATCGAAGAACCAGCTGAAGGAAGTGGTGAACCGATTACCGAACTAAGTACAGGAAAACCATTACTCGAAAACATTCCTACTGAAGCTTCCGACATTGGCACTGAAACACCAACTTTGAGTCCTATCGAAGAGGCTTCAGTACGCCCAAGTGAAGAAGCTACACAATCACCTGTTCGTGATACTCAAGAAGAAAGCGTAACCAAAGAAATTGAACCAGAAGTACCAACAACATTGAGCACCGCAACAGAAGGGAAgtttgaaagtgaccaaacGACTGAAAGTCAGAAAATGACCACACTCTTAGACATCATCCGTCCACCTCAACCAACATCAGAAGACCTAGCATCTCCTGAAATCAGTACGTCTGAAAAACCATCCGAAGAAGAAAGTGCATCAGACATTGCAGCCACTGAAGCATCAGTAACTGAAATTGGATCCACACAACAATCTGATGTTAGTGAAGAAACAGGCATCAGTGTAACGGACTCAGCGGTAAAAGAAGCTACTGAATCAAGTGCAGAGGCTGTTGGTACAACTGCAGCTAGTGCGGAAGGAGAAGAGACTGGTACAACACAAAAAGATTTGGGAACACCCGATGACTTAGGGACAAGGTTTGACGATTCTGACGCTGCACGCCCGACATCTGCATCACCAGTGGAAACGGAAAAAGAAGGCGCAACTACATTAGCTAGTTCACAACCTGAAATTAGCACTGGTACAGAGAGCGCAGCACCGGCTACACAAGAACCATTGCAAGAAGAAGTTCAAACTGAAATTCCGGAAATTGTTACTGAATCTCCAATTGTTCCTATTCATATTACTTCACAAGCAGCACAGGAACCGGTTACAGAAGATATATCAGGCACAACACCGAAACCTTCTGAAGATGAACAAACAGAGAAAGAGATTTCATCCGAATATCCTGAAGAAGGCACACTAAAACCGGAAATTGCAACTGAGAAAGCTGTACCAGAGGGACCATCATCTGAACCAGCTGAAGGTAGCGAAACAACTGAAGAAGCTATTTCAGCCACACTAAAACCTTTATCTGAAGACATTCAAACGAGCGCTCCAGAAATTTCTACAGTTCCATCATTGCAAGAAGAAATTGAGCAAGAAAAGACCTCAGCTCCTGAACAGACAACATTAAGTAGTGTAGGAGTTGAAGAATTTGGAGGTGACCGTACAACTGAACCTCAGAAAATCACAACAATTTTCGATATTACCAGTCCACCAAAAACCTTCGCTCCACAACAAGCCGAAGATGTTACAACTGAAAAGTCATTGGCACCTGAAGAAGAAGGTACACCTGGACCAGTCGATGTAACTAAGGCACCAACTGATGAAGAATCACCTGCCACCGAAAAAGCTGAATCAACTGAACAACCATCTACAGAGCAAGAACTCGGAGCTGAAACAACACCAACTAGTCAAGATGCCTTAGTGGAAGGATCAACCGAAAAGGGAGCTGAAGCAGTGACCGAAACGAAAGCCGAAGTAGGAACCGAAAAGGGACCAGAATTTGCAACCGAAAAGGGAGTTGAAGCATCTGTTGAAATAAGTACGTCTGAAAAACCATCCGAAGAGGAAAGTGCATCAGACATTGCAGCCACTGAAGCATCAGTAACTGAAATCGGAGTCACCCAACAATCTGATGTTAGTGAAGAAACAGGCATCAGTGTAACCGACTCAGCGGTAAAAGAAGCTACTGAATCAAGTGCAGAAGCTGTTGGTACAACTGCAGCAAGTGCGGAAGGAGAAGAGACTGGTACAACACAAAAAGATTTGGGAACACCTGATGACTTAGGGACAAGGTTTGACGATTCTGACGCTGCACGCCCGACATCTGCATCACCAGTGGAAACGGAAAAAGAAGGCGCAACTACATTAGCTAGTTCACAACCTGAAATTAGCACTGGTACAGAGAGCGCAGCACCGGCTACACAAGAACCATCGCAAGAAGAAGTTCAAACTGAAATTCCGGAAATTGTTACTGAATCTCCAATTGTTCCTATTCATATTGCTTCACAAGCAGCACAGGAACCGGTTACAGAAGATATATCAGGCACAACACCGAAATCGTCTGAAGATGAACAAACAGAGAAAGAGATTTCATCCGAATATCCTGAAGAAGGCACACTAAAACCGGAAATTGCAACTGAGAAAGCTGTACCAGAGGGACCATCATCTGAACCAGCCGAAGGTAGCGAAACAACTGAAGAAGCTATTTCAGCCACACTAAAACCTTTATCTGAAGACATTCAAACGAGCGCTCCAGAAATTTCTACAGTTCCATCATTGCAAGAAGAAATTGAGCAAGAAAAGACCTCAGCTCCTGAACAAACAACGTTGAGTAGTGCGGGAGTTGAAGAATTTGGAGGTGATCGAACAACTGAACCTCAGAAAATCACAAcaattttcgatattattaGTCCACCACAAACTCTCGCACCAAAACAAGTCGAGGTTCTTACAACTGAAACACCTGAAGAAGAAGGTACACCTGGACCAGTCGATGTAACTAAGGCACCATCTGATGAAGGTTCACCTGCGACTGAAAAAGCTGACTCAACTGAACAGCCATCGACAGAGAAAGAACCGGGAACTGAAGTAACACCCGCTAGTCAAGACGTGTTAGTAGAAGGATCAACCGAAAAAGAAACTGAAAAGGGAGCAGAAGAAGCAACCGAAAAGGGAGCAGAAGAAGCAACCGAAAGAGGAGCTGAAGTTGTTACGGAAAAAGAAGCCGAGATAGCAACCGAAAAGGGATCAGAAAAAGCAACCGAAAAGGGAGCAGAAGAAGCAACCGAAAAGGGAGCAGAAGAAGCAACCGAAAAGGGAGCAGAAGAAGCAACCGAAAAGGGAGCAGAAGAAGCAACCGAAAAGGGAGCAGAAGAAGCAACCGAAAAGGGAGCAGAAGTAGCAACCGAAAAGGGAATTGCAGCAGCAACCGAAAAGGGAATTGAAGCAGTAACCGAAAAGGAAGGTGTAACTGAAGGAGAAGCTGAAAAACCCACAGAAAAAGAGGTCGAAACACCTACCGAAAAGGGAATTGAAGCACCAACTGAAAAAGGAATTGAAGCTGTAACCGAAAAAGAAATTGCATCTCCAACGGAAAAAGAAGCTGAGGCATCAACAGAAAAAGAAGTTGAAAGTCAGACAGAAAAAGTGATCGATGGAATTACTGAAAAAGGAGTAGAGGGTGCAACCGAAAAAGGAGCTGAAAGTCCAACTGAGAAAGGACTTGAAGGTGTAACTGATTCACCAATGGTCATAGAATTAGCTACTGAGCCAGCAGAAAAAGAAAGTGATAAAATTATTGGTGACGACATAACCAAGGCGACTGAATCGACAACCTTAAGCGATGTAGATTTCGCACAGAAATTCGGAGAAGATAACACAGAAAAAATACCCACAATTTTAGATATTATTAGTCCAACCAAAGCTCCAGTTCCCACTCTGCAAGCGGAAGCTGAACAGACGACAACTGAACCGAAGAGCGAAGAGGAAGTAGCAACAACGGAGAAACCAGCCGTTACAGAGAAAGTCCAAAGTGTCGAACAAACAACATTCAAACAGGTTACATCATCCGAAGCACCTGCACCTCAATATGGCAACGAATACGAGCCAGGAACGTCTCATTATCCCGGATCGACTTACCTCGATGAAGACTATGGTGAAGAAGATGATCAAGCAGCATTTGGTCCAGGAACATGTCGATATGGTGGCAAATTATACGTATCTGCCCAACAAATACCTAGAGACGATCCGTGCGACTTCTGTTTCTGCTTCCGTAGCGACATTATTTGCTTACAGCAATCATGTCCACCACCAATCAATGGGTGTCACGAGGAACCAATTCAAGGTTTCTGCTGCCCGCGATACGAATGTCCAGTGTCAATGGCAACTGTTGTGAATGTGACCACTAGTACCACGACCACATCGACAACACTTCCACCACATTTCTTACATCACGCTTACAAAGGAGCCGCTACCAAGAGCGGATGCCAAATAGATGAACACACATATCAAGTGGGTGATGTAGTACCGTCAGCCAGTGGACCGTGTATGCATTGCAT ATGCGGTGGGGATGGTCAAATGAAGTGTGATCCAAAACAATGTACTCCTGAACCAATGTTACGCCAAATGATTGCAACTACAACCAGAAGATaa